The following proteins are encoded in a genomic region of Cercospora beticola chromosome 8, complete sequence:
- a CDS encoding uncharacterized protein (antiSMASH:Cluster_2~BUSCO:EOG09261CQG) has product MADSAKKTIYIDEEIGEDAAQTEGTEAKPYKSLQYAYVQHTDSAEYLVKKAEKDEVASYKPAAKAAMKKAVNYAETQKKKAAKEQELAIREKKLEEERQKVLEESKKIVITEDKNLPKATKIHLGETRPEVVKLGSGERPKEVDYRAPNRGTRVRVMGRVHRVRDQKQVLFITLRDGHGYLQCVLTGDLVKTYDALTLTRESSVEITGEMWEVPPGAHAPDNRELHADYWRVIGKAPGGEDAITNVVQAKGDPQTLLDRRHLVLRGEQSSAVMFIRDAVEHAFNLKYHELGYVKVSPPALVQTQVEGGSTLFGFDYYQEKAYLTQSSQLYLETAIPFAGNVYCIEKSFRAEKSLTRRHLSEYTHVEAELDFITFDDLLEHLEDVICGVIDIVLDNPRYAKMIKELNPEFTKPERPFKRMKYSDAIQWLIEHEIPNEDGEPHKFGDDIAEAAERRMTDIINKPIFLTHFPVEIKAFYMQKDPEDKRVTESVDCLMPGVGEIVGGSMRMWDYDELMDAYKREGISPDAYYWYTDQRRYGTSPHGGYGLGLERFLAWLCKQHTVRDTCLYPRYMGRCKP; this is encoded by the exons ATGGCGGACTCCGCGAAGAAGACCATCTACATCGACGAGGAGATCGGCGAAGACGCCGCACAAACAGAGGGCACCGAGGCGAAGCCGTACAAGTCGCTACAATATGCCTACGTCCAGCACACCGACTCTGCTGAGTACTTggtgaagaaggcggaaAAGGATGAGGTTGCATCATACAAGCCGGCGGCAAAGGCTGCAATGAAGAAGGCAGTCAACTATGCAGAAACacaaaagaagaaggcagcgaaagagcaagagctaGCGATAAGGGAAAAAAAGCTCGAGGAAGAGCGGCAAAAGGTGTTGGAGGAGTCCAAGAAGATCGTCATCACTGAGGACAAGAACCTTCCAAAGGCCACCAAGATCCACTTGGGCGAAACTCGGCCAGAGGTTGTCAAGCTGGGAAGTGGAGAGCGCCCGAAGGAGGTGGACTACAGGGCACCAAACAGAGGGACACGAGTACGAGTGATGGGTCGCGTGCATCGCGTGCGTGATCAAAAACAGGTCTTGTTCATCACACTGCGGGACGGCCATGGATATCTGCAATGTGTGCTCACAGGAGATCTTGTCAAGACGTACGACGCGCTCACGTTGACTCGCGAATCCAGCGTAGAGATCACCGGTGAGATGTGGGAGGTACCGCCTGGAGCACATGCTCCGGACAACCGCGAGCTTCATGCCGATTACTGGAGAGTCATTGGCAAGGCGCCTGGTGGCGAGGATGCCATTACGAACGTGGTGCAAGCCAAAGGCGACCCACAGACATTGCTTGACAGACGGCATTTGGTACTCCGTGGAGAGCAGTCATCTGCGGTCATGTTCATTCGCGACGCCGTCGAGCACGCTTTCAACCTCAAATACCACGAACTCGGCTACGTCAAGGTGTCTCCTCCTGCATTGGTCCAGACACAGGTCGAAGGAGGCAGCACCTTGTTTGGCTTTGATTATTACCAGGAAAAGGCCTATCTGACGCAATCCTCGCAGCTGTACCTCGAGACAGCCATTCCATTCGCCGGCAACGTCTACTGCATCGAGAAATCGTTCCGTGCCGAGAAGTCGTTGACCCGCCGACACTTGTCCGAGTACACCCATGTTGAGGCTGAGCTTGACTTTATCACCTTCGATGATCTCCTGGAGCATCTTGAGGATGTCATTTGCGGCGTCATCGACATTGTATTGGACAACCCACGCTATGCCAAGATGATCAAGGAGCTCAACCCAGAATTCACCAAGCCCGAGCGCCCATTCAAGCGAATGAAGTACTCAGACGCCATTCAGTGGCTCATCGAACACGAGATTCCAAACGAGGACGGAGAGCCTCACAAATTCGGTGACGACATTGCCGAAGCCGCGGAACGCAGGATGACGGATATCATCAACAAGCCCATCTTCCTTACGCACTTCCCGGTTGAGATCAAAGCGTTCTACATGCAAAAGGATCCCGAAGACAAGCGGGTTACCGAATCTGTCGACTGCTTGATGCCAGGCGTCGGAGAGATCGTCGGAGG TTCCATGCGCATGTGGGACTACGACGAGCTCATGGACGCCTACAAGCGCGAAGGCATCTCCCCAGACGCATACTACTGGTACACCGACCAGCGCCGCTACGGCACTTCTCCTCACGGCGGCTACGGTCTAGGACTCGAACGTTTCCTCGCCTGGCTTTGCAAACAGCACACCGTCCGCGACACATGCTTGTACCCGCGTTACATGGGCCGTTGCAAGCCCTAG
- a CDS encoding uncharacterized protein (antiSMASH:Cluster_2~SMCOG1175:pyridine nucleotide-disulfide oxidoreductase) has product MFKAVLPRAPMRAALRTATQSSALRVSPQSTSLLQSQLLQRRGYATPAEEKDLVIIGGGVAGYVAAIKAGQEGLKVACIEKRGALGGTCLNVGCIPSKSLLNNSHLYHQILHDTKNRGIEVGDVKLNLAQMMKAKETSVSGLTKGIEYLFKKNGVEYIKGTGAFADEHTVAVNLVDGGETSVRAKNIIIATGSESTPFPGLTIDEKRVITSTGAIALQEVPKKMVVIGGGIIGLEMASVWSRLGSEVTVVEFLGQIGGPGMDTEISKNIQKTLAKQGLKFKLNTKVVEGDDSSDIIKIKTEAAKGGKEETLDADVVLVAIGRRPYTSGLNLESIGLETDNRGRLVIDSEYRTKIPHIRVIGDCTFGPMLAHKAEEEAVAAIEFITKNYGHVNYNAIPSVMYTHPEVAWVGQNEAELKEAKVNYKVGTFPFSANSRAKTNLDTDGLVKFLADAETDRILGIHIVGPNAGEMIAEGTLALEYGASSEDVARTCHAHPTLAEAFKEAAMATHGKAVHY; this is encoded by the exons ATGTTCAAGGCCGTGCTGCCCCGTGCGCCCATGCGCGCTGCCCTCCGAACTGCCACCCAAAGCTCAGCCCTACGAGTATCGCCGCAAAGCACATCCTTGCTGCAGTCACAATTATTACAACGGAGAGGATATGCCACACCTGCTG AGGAGAAGgacctcgtcatcatcggtgGTGGCGTTGCGGGATATGTTGCCGCCATCAAGGCCGGCCAAGAAGGTCTGAAG GTTGCATGCATAGAAAAGCGCGGAGCTCTCGGCGGGACATGTCTCAACGTGGGCTGCATTCCCTCAAAATCTCTCCTCAACAACTCGCATCTCTACCACCAGATCCTCCACGACACGAAGAACCGCGGTATCGAGGTCGGCGATGTCAAGCTCAACTTGGCGCAGATgatgaaggcgaaggagactTCCGTGTCCGGCTTGACAAAGGGTATCGAATACCTGTTCAAGAAGAATGGAGTGGAGTACATCAAGGGAACTGGCGCCTTCGCGGACGAGCACACTGTGGCTGTCAACCTGGTCGACGGTGGCGAGACAAGCGTGCGGGCGAAGAACATCATCATTGCGACTGGATCTGAGAGCACACCTTTCCCTGGCTTGACCATTGATGAGAAGCGCGTCATTACATCGACAGGCGCTATTGCGCTGCAGGAGGTGCCAAAGAAGATGGTCGTGATCGGTGGTGGTATCATTGGTCTGGAAATGGCATCTGTCTGGTCAAGATTGGGCTCGGAGGTTACTGTGGTGGAATTCTTGGGCCAGATTGGTGGCCCAGGTATGGACACCGAGATCAGCAAGAACATTCAGAAGACTCTCGCCAAGCAGGGCCTGAAGTTCAAGCTCAACACCAAGGTCGTTGAGGGAGACGACAGCTCGGACATCATCAAGATCAAGACAGAGGCTGCCAAGGGTGGAAAGGAGGAGACACTTGACGCCGACGTGGTCCTCGTGGCCATCGGCCGTCGCCCATACACTTCTGGCCTGAACCTCGAAAGCATTGGCCTCGAGACCGACAACCGTGGCCGCCTGGTCATCGACAGCGAGTACCGCACCAAGATCCCACATATCCGCGTCATCGGCGACTGCACATTCGGACCCATGCTTGCCCacaaggctgaggaggaagcCGTCGCAGCCATCGAATTCATCACCAAAAACTACGGCCACGTCAACTACAACGCCATCCCATCTGTCATGTACACTCACCCCGAAGTCGCCTGGGTCGGACAAAACGAAGCCGAGCTCAAAGAGGCCAAAGTCAACTACAAAGTCGGCACTTTCCCCTTCAGCGCCAACTCTCGCGCGAAGACAAACCTCGACACTGATGGCCTCGTAAAATTCTTGGCAGACGCCGAGACGGACCGCATCTTGGGTATTCACATTGTCGGGCCGAATGCGGGAGAGATGATCGCCGAGGGGACATTGGCGTTGGAGTATGGTGCCAGCTCAGAGGACGTTGCCCGAACATGTCACGCTCACCCTACGCTTGCGGAGGCGTTCAAGGAGGCTGCGATGGCGACACATGGAAAGGCTGTGCACTACTAG
- a CDS encoding uncharacterized protein (antiSMASH:Cluster_2) — MTRHRLIVGVDYGTTYSGKCTALRGVSFVTTDKASLEDIHVIRTWPGKDGEWKTPTRIAYASENRKAALNHNLWGYQVEPGMISCSWTKLLLDSETKSSQYDDPSIRAAIDEGRLRLPDNRDAQGVAADFLKGLYAHMENKLIREFGKGIFDSTPMDCWLTVPAVWSDQAQNATKAAAKEAGFGSRPGDSISLIPEPEAAAVAVLKNIVRPDALNKPQIGETILICDCGGGTVDITSYTIDQVEPTPMFSEVCVGIGGKCGATSIDRSLQRLMSNRFGDAWDSIGVHRKGPGSNFMNKWEIVKRQFGDVGDDRTHTLGPLNLKGVAESKWYDEEEGMVRLTKDDLRTVFEPTVGEVIKLVEAQKRDIEKNGNKLDRVVLVGGFGDSNYLFSRLKSWCEGFKIRAFCPEHPQAAIVRGAALRGLVGIAPRKRRCRRHYGFLISRPFQAGIDPAEDAFIDPYDGIKMCKNQMLWLAAKGDVITESTSRSHFVNLANRVKETNMTADWQLYSCSKDTAPHRFDYSVLESVGNIHIDFSSINVFKLPTKREFGFFGSRYYNLAFEIQVDFGAKSGSLEVRALCDGIVTGHAEIVYD, encoded by the exons ATGACACGCCATAGACTTATCGTCGGGGTCGACTATGGAACGACTTATTCCGGCAAGTGCACGGCACTCAGGG GTGTGAGCTTCGTAACAACGGATAAAGCAAGCCTGGAAGACATCCACGTTATCAGGACGTGGCCTGGCAAGGATGGAGAGTGGAAGACTCCGACTCGAATTGCATATGCTTCCGAGAATCGCAAAGCCGCTCTGAATCACAATCTGTGGGGATACCAGGTGGAGCCGGGCATGATCTCATGTTCTTGGACAAAGCTTCTGCTGGACTCTGAGACGAAGAGTTCGCAGTATGATGATCCCAGCATTCGTGCCGCGATCGACGAGGGCCGTCTGCGCCTGCCGGACAATCGAGATGCGCAAGGCGTAGCAGCGGATTTCCTAAAGGGCTTGTATGCGCACATGGAGAACAAATTGATCCGAGAGTTTGGGAAGGGAATTTTCGATTCAACTCCAATGGATTGCTGGCTGACTGTCCCCGCGGTATGGTCCGACCAAGCCCAGAATGCTACAAAGGCTGCTGCGAAGGAGGCTGGGTTTGGTTCTCGACCGGGCGACTCGATTAGCCTGATTCCGGAGCCAGAAGCAGCGGCTGTGGCTGTTCTCAAGAACATTGTGCGACCAGACGCCCTGAACAAGCCCCAG ATAGGCGAAACCATTTTAATCTGCGACTGTGGAG GTGGAACGGTGGACATAACCAGCTATACGATTGACCAAGTAGAGCCGACTCCCATGTTTTCTGAGGTCTGTGTTGGTATTGGTGGTAAATGTGGCGCCACCTCTATCGACCGTAGCCTGCAACGACTCATGAGTAATCGCTTTGGCGACGCATGGGACAGCATCGGCGTTCATCGCAAGGGACCCGGGAGTAACTTTATGAACAAGTGGGAAATTGTCAAGCGCCAATTTGGTGATGTCGGAGACGACCGAACGCATACCTTGGGCCCACTGAATCTGAAAGGCGTCGCCGAGTCGAAGTGgtatgatgaggaggagggcaTGGTCCGGTTGACGAA AGACGACCTGAGAACTGTGTTCGAGCCTACGGTCGGAGAGGTCATCAAGCTCGTTGAGGCGCAAAAACGAGATATTGAGAAGAATGGAAACAAGCTAGAC CGAGTCGTGTTGGTAGGAGGCTTCGGAGATTCGAATTATCTCTTTTCGCGGCTGAAGTCTTGGTGCGAAGGCTTCAAGATACGCGCGTTCTGTCCTGAACACCC GCAAGCCGCTATTGTGAGAGGGGCCGCATTGCGCGGTCTGGTTGGCATAGCACCTCGCAAAAGACGATGCCGACGCCACTATGGCTTCTTGATCAGCCGACCTTTCCAGGCAGGAATAGATCCCGCTGAAGACGCCTTCATCGATCCGTACGATGGCATTAAAATGTGTAAAAACCAAATGCTTTGGCTTGCGGCAAAG GGAGATGTGATCACCGAATCAACCTCTCGCTCGCATTTTGTCAATCTCGCGAATAGGGTCAAAGAGACAAATATGACGGCAGACTGGCAACTTtacagctgcagcaaagaTACCGCACCGCATCGATTCGACTATTCAG TCCTTGAGTCGGTCGGCAACATTCACATCGATTTCAGCAGCATCAACGTCTTTAAGCTGCCCACGAAGCGCGAATTTGGGTTCTTTGGCAGCCGGTATTACAATCTGGCGTTCGAGATCCAGGTCGATTTCGGAGCCAAGAGCGGATCGTTGGAGGTGCGGGCGCTCTGTGATGGCATTGTAACCGGCCACGCTGAGATAGTGTACGACTGA
- a CDS encoding uncharacterized protein (antiSMASH:Cluster_2) codes for MFFSGTKEKIKKATGNLNPPHDEQYDGRRHQSKSHHNKYSASTNSQDLSTSPGGYSQPGADADCALPTWPPTSRKDASGPNKLQRHPQSYQQHGMSSSGYGRSINMQHQLSCYQDHEYHQADPREVIENLQEILRGRHQEIDALNTKTAALVRENEKLGEELLLLQEKSFSSMTDARLMPPDINSINAEITNVREMIGNFAKTYAAESLASIAGESGDAQLAFRSSLQHVVRFGGDGPKAVIELSKIKHAPRLLLAAFISHRIHKDILTKPFFFLDDGLDQRFEALRPKPKYDILKQRPNSSVSLNKIFEEIMTYDVQQAHKWRSDTLRLLHPKHLDTESAKARFQRSHAAIDTVAKHYAQILDEDMIINLLRPMETPVHSQFLLELTQIYITTGRLSVRLWSQRPAIACRFLPQLAHTPFDISSSILQAHALYKLDDPEDHSLDGKLTKILAAGLGEGGGVSVDGGQIIQGYNALSAESLA; via the exons ATGTTCTTCTCTGGTACGAAAGAGAAGATTAAGAAGGCAACGGGAAACCTGAATCCTCCACACGATGAGCAATATGATGGAAGACGGCATCAGTCTAAAAGCCATCACAAT AAGTATTCAGCATCCACCAATTCGCAAGATCTATCTACGAGCCCGGGAGGGTACTCACAACCGGGCGCTGATGCAGACTGTGCTCTTCCGACATGGCCGCCAACTTCGAGAAAAGACGCCAGTGGACCAAACAAGCTCCAGCGACACCCTCAATCCTATCAACAACATGGCATGTCATCTTCAGGCTACGGTCGCTCTATCAATATGCAACACCAATTGTCGTGCTACCAG GATCACGAGTACCATCAAGCCGACCCTCGCGAAGTGATCGAAAACTTACAGGAGATATTGAGAGGTAGACACCAGGAGATTGATGCCCTCAACACCAAGACTGCCGCGCTTGTACGCGAGAATGAGAAACTTGGAGaggagcttctgctgctgcaggagAAATCTTTCAGCTCCATGACTGATGCAAGGTTGATGCCACCTGATATCAATTCTATCAACGCCGAGATCACGAATGTTCGCGAGATGATAGGGAACTTCGCAAAAACATATGCTGCAGAATCGCTTGCAAGCATTGCGGGCGAAAGTGGAGATGCTCAGCTGGCCTTCAGATCCTCACTTCAGCATGTGGTACGCTTCGGCGGAGATGGACCCAAAGCTGTCATCGAACTTTCGAAGATCAAACACGCACCTCGACTGCTTCTGGCTGCCTTCATCTCGCACCGCATACACAAGGACATCTTGACcaagcccttcttcttccttgacGACGGGCTCGACCAAAGGTTTGAGGCGCTACGTCCGAAGCCGAAGTATGATATTCTGAAGCAACGACCAAACTCTTCTGTGTCGCTGAACAAGATCTTCGAAGAGATCATGACtt ATGACGTTCAGCAAGCGCACAAATGGCGTTCTGACACTTTACGTCTCCTGCATCCGAAACATCTCGATACTGAAAGCGCAAAGGCGCGCTTCCAAAGGTCCCATGCTGCAATAGACACAGTGGCCAAGCATTACGCTCAAATTCTTGATGAAGATATGATCATCAATCTTTTACGCCCTATGGAAACCCCCGTTCACTCACAGTTCCTGCTCGAACTCACGCAAATCTACATTACCACTGGCCGGCTCTCCGTCCGACTCTGGTCACAACGCCCTGCAATTGCATGTCGTTTCCTACCACAACTCGCTCATACACCATTCGACATTTCGTCTAGTATCCTACAGGCTCACGCGTTGTACAAGCTCGACGATCCTGAGGATCACAGTTTGGATGGAAAATTGACAAAGATCTTG GCAGCAGGTCTTGGCGAGGGCGGTGGTGTG AGCGTTGATGGTGGTCAGATCATACAAGGCTACAATGCGTTGTCTGCGGAATCGCTTGCATGA
- a CDS encoding uncharacterized protein (antiSMASH:Cluster_2), producing the protein MVSGSKAPIRIAVMGVTGSGKSTFIQRASQADVGIGHSLSSYTADVAPYDFELDGHQVTLIDTPGFNDTVRSEAEVLTAIANYMDFTYRNPPHLKLNGIIYLQSIQDPRMYGSSLRNLKMFKDLCGESPMKNVVLVTNRWEDARVTGQEQQARDKEVELRTRTEFWQPLLKRGAQMMRCEDSHESALTIVRRFINNRPEVLQIQTELVEQSKPLIETKAGTTVNEEALRVEKKYQAELDQIRKEMDEARAAADLEVQEALELSKKEYERKLDKVRDEQELLRYERRNESRRMQSEMDDLKAAYERELGKHKLDFEDTVRTLLANQDRLREEQRRVVTAEIEAMKKKPKDKRSGTALVVGLVKTVGSVALSSMGIPMGLIAPVFAFLTGGGSGGEY; encoded by the exons ATGGTATCTGGATCAAAGGCCCCAATCCGCATTGCGGTCATGGGCGTCACAGGCTCTGGGAAGAGCACATTTATCCAGCGAGCAAGCCAAGCAGATGTTGGGATCGGGCACAGTCTCTCTTCCT ACACTGCCGACGTTGCACCATACGACTTCGAGCTTGACGGACATCAAGTGACATTGATCGACACACCTGGGTTCAATGATACAGTCCGCAGTGAGGCAGAAGTTCTGACGGCAATCGCGAACTATATGGACTTCACCTATCGCAACCCACCACATCTCAAACTCAACGGTATCATCTATTTGCAGTCGATCCAGGATCCACGAATGTATGGCTCTTCACTCCGCAACTTGAAGATGTTCAAGGATCTGTGCGGAGAATCGCCAATGAAGAATGTGGTGCTTGTCACAAACCGATGGGAAGATGCCCGCGTCACCGGACAAGAACAACAAGCCCGCGACAAAGAAGTCGAGCTTCGTACCAGGACCGAGTTCTGGCAGCCTCTTCTCAAACGTGGCGCTCAGATGATGCGATGCGAAGACTCGCACGAATCTGCCCTCACCATCGTCCGTCGCTTCATCAACAACCGTCCCGAAGTCCTCCAGATCCAAACCGAACTGGTCGAGCAATCCAAACCCCTCATCGAAACCAAAGCCGGCACGACCGTGAACGAAGAAGCTCTCCGCGTGGAAAAGAAATACCAAGCCGAACTCGACCAGATCCGCAAAGAAATGGACGAAGCCCGCGCAGCCGCAGACCTCGAAGTCCAAGAAGCACTCGAACTCTCCAAGAAAGAATACGAACGCAAATTAGACAAAGTTCGCGACGAGCAAGAGCTTCTTCGCTACGAACGAAGGAATGAGAGCAGGAGAATGCAAAGTGAAATGGACGATTTGAAAGCTGCGTATGAACGCGAACTAGGTAAACATAAATTGGATTTTGAGGATACGGTCAGGACGTTGCTGGCTAATCAGGATCGTCTTAGAGAGGAGCAGAGGAGGGTTGTGACGGCGGAGATTgaggcgatgaagaagaagccgaaggatAAGAGGAGTGGGACGGCGTTGGTGGTGGGGTTGGTTAAGACTGTGGGAAGCGTGGCACTGAGCTCGATGGGGATTCCGATGGGGTTGATTGCGCCGGTTTTCGCATTCTTGACTGGTGGTGGGTCGGGTGGTGAATACTGA